A single window of Neospora caninum Liverpool complete genome, chromosome XII DNA harbors:
- a CDS encoding Serpin peptidase inhibitor, clade B (Ovalbumin),member 1, like 3, related, with translation MDDMASLSTPAAELQRAMSARKRARGQDGNFVLSPFSIMFVFAMAMRGANGPTLREMQNFLKLTSLPALPKLDQEGYSPEAAPQLDMGSRVYVHDEFEGNKHFLEYVDLLKKESEGQTGAKTIDFSDAAKAVEEINAFVADQTHNHIKELLKVQDVNPLTRLVLVSAMYFKSAWATQFPKHRTDKGTFHALKEGALVEQQVDMMHTTLKDSPLAVKIDDYVTAVALPYTDPSTAMYIIQPRDAQHLSTLFDEKKSAELGLPYIESIIRDMRSDATADENWGKQLRLSMPKFKLNAQANREDLIPLFKEVLGIDLMFDVQKADFSKITGGRDLVVSSFVHAADIEVDENGTVATAATAMGMMLRMAVGPTRTVDVVINRPFVFQVRYTPPSGSEDRSDDYVLFSGQITDVAAAQ, from the exons ATGGACGATATggcgtctctttccacgCCAGCGGCGGAGCTGCAGCGGGCCATGAGCGCCCGCAAGCGAGCACGAGGGCAAGATGGCAACTTTGtgttgtctccgttctcgatCATGTTTGTGTTTGCGATGGCCATGCGAGGCGCGAATGGCCCGACGCTTCGTGAAATGCAAAATTTCCTCAAACTCACTTCCCTCCCTGCTCTCCCGAAACTGGACCAAGAGGGCTATTCGCCGGAAGCCGCTCCCCAGCTCGACATGGGgtctcgggtgtacgtacacgaCGAGTTCGAGGGAAACAAGCACTTCCTGGAGTACGTGGACCTGCTTAAGAAAGAATCAGAAGGACAAACCGGGGCAAAAACGATCGATTTTTCGGATGCTGCCAAAGCGGTGGAGGAAATCAACGCGTTTGTCGCGGACCAGACGCACAACCACATCAAGGAACTCCTAAAGGTCCAAGATGTCAACCCCCTGACTCGACTCGTTCTCGTCAGTGCCATGTACTTCAAGAGCGCATGGGCCACGCAGTTCCCTAAGCACAGAACCGACAAGGGTACTTTCCATGCCCTCAAGGAGGGCGCCCTTGTGGAGCAACAAGTGGACATGATGCACACAACTCTGAAGGATTCGCCGTTGGCTGTCAAGATCGACGATTACGTCACTGCGGTTGCGCTGCCGTACACAGACCCGAGCACTGCAATGTACATTATTCAGCCACGTGATGCGCAGCACCTCTCAACGCTCTTCgatgagaagaagagcgccgaACTGG GACTGCCGTACATCGAGTCGATTATCCGAGACATGCGGAGCGACGCGACAGCGGACGAGAACTGGGGGAAGCAGCTGCGCCTGTCGATGCCGAAGTTCAAACTGAATGCACAGGCGAACCGCGAAGACCTCATTCCCCTCTTCAAGGAGGTTCTGGGAATCGATTTGATGTTCGACGTTCAGAAGGCGGACTTCTCCAAGATCACTGGCGGCAGAGATCTGgtcgtctcgtccttcgtgCACGCAGCCGATATCGAGGTCGACGAGAACGGCACGGTCGCGACAGCTGCAACGGCCATGGGCATGATGCTGCGCATGGCGGTGGGGCCCACCAGGACCGTCGACGTCGTTATCAATCGGCCGTTTGTCTTCCAAGTCCGCTACACGCCTCCCTCTGGGAGCGAAGATCGCAGCGACGACTACGTCCTCTTCAGTGGCCAAATCACGGATGTCGCAGCCGCGCAGTAA